The Dysidea avara chromosome 13, odDysAvar1.4, whole genome shotgun sequence genome includes a region encoding these proteins:
- the LOC136243793 gene encoding uncharacterized protein, with protein MQHLSTVLVNNAYNWLCLLVQPVNYVHIRFWPIRMRDTWVVFYVVTMYTLVVSGNRIIVVDGTNGVDEISCYSKDGGSCKTLDYALTNGLRSDTTIVLHQGNYSSTTNHSTFHDLHDIGITGAGRELTSISTGLSFINTTNLLLANFSLFGGGKLMESTSINHTSQNIDKKMALFRVALYLWNCSDVVMDGLVVTNSSGTGVAMFNVTGNVLVHNSIFSHNKVLKHEVDLYPGGGGIYIEFFCKVARSISYKFTGCEFTGNNATSVKSVLAMLSSFRQHASRSVHKFGSGGGLSIDVWNSTSNSIFSIQNCSFNNNSAVWGGALHFIVLNRSPNTQFIVKVKDTNFTSNECLYTATRMSTGTGGGGIRFLLWPKSKIQFNTTLQLINCKFYKNYAYYGGGVSISMIRERETSHSSVNITFEDCHWDNNSARTGSAMDIYANDFPTGMLPTVQIIDCSFTQNSNQFTLNSKELLGLGAFYTRSVPIQFQGNIKFLSNYGSAIAGTATRFIFCENSSVTFFNNSGRQGGAIALLGVSYMELHDYVSLNFSNNRAIAKGGAIYSLVTSERDFINSQNCFIFYKNLNIHPSNWTAKLTFAANSAPHGNSIYCTTLLPCVWSDQPGGIIATEKEINEVFYWNGTFTYTNITNLTTEIRTAAAEIIDSWSDHIVSVPPGKQYKLRIAAKDDRGSIVDTVYLIKARDESSCRVSNSSTYSSSGIVQLEGKQNCEMNIDLQTINNRPISLTFKAIVEECPPGFYFSEGLCKCSVYKSNQEYRGIVKCDDNELVAYMKTGYWAGYEVVRNSTVLVTSDCPPGYCITNKSTPLVPLPSTPNATELDMFICKPQNRMGRLCGECIDGYCISADFLIFRCIKSSPQQVNGVLILILSKYLPLTFFLCIIMFFNISLVNGPLNSFILFSQVLDAMDVYSSGKIANSPNGGKQLVTVCNFLYGIWNLNFLEMLIPPFCIFDSKSALPIITLEYISALHTLIVLVILFIIAPRVKEKLFTSNDRSCCRCRAAVKKCYERYIHLKKSANYRQGESISALTTLLVLCYVKLMAITTEIITPSVLYGPGSKVQISVVWLDGTLGYMDGAHGKYAAVAFICLVTFVLIPPLLLLAYPYLPMLMNKLNVHNKYVEKIFIAPLDKYVPFFDAFQSCYKNEYRFFAALYFIYRIITLCISSQAQSIESQYLGQSIFYTVILLLHCLCQPYKKRWLNIIDGLIFANMIAINSLSAYRYYWYSTNLSKSLEVFWIQLILIFLPVACLAGVVVYILLKRCNWFTRSSTSDVDDTTSLPSRLLDDEDISTHHYQLMDSAAAIPDDSSDVTKITTGSSRNPSSYYTT; from the exons ATGCAGCACTTGTCAACAGTGCTTGTCAACAATGCATATAACTGGCTGTGTTTATTAGTTCAGCCAGTCAACTACGTACACATCAGGTTTTGGCCGATAAG GATGAGAGACACCTGGGTTGTGTTCTATGTGGTCACTATGTATACCCTGGTAGTGAGTGGTAACAGGATTATTGTAGTGGATGGCACAAATGGTGTTGATGAAATATCTTGTTATAGTAAAGATGGAGGCTCCTGTAAAACATTAGACTATGCTTTAACTAATGGACTAAGATCAGATACTACCATTGTCCTACATCAAGGAAACTACAGTTCAACAACAAACCACTCAACTTTTCATGATCTTCACGATATTGGTATAACAGGAGCTGGGAGAGAACTAACCTCAATTAGTACAGGACTAAGTTTTATCAACACCACTAATTTGCTGCTAGCTAACTTCTCACTATTTGGAGGAGGGAAACTGATGGAGAGTACTTCAATTAATCACACCTCCCAGAACATTGACAAGAAGATGGCTCTCTTTAGAGTTGCACTGTACTTGTGGAACTGCAGTGATGTGGTGATGGATGGGTTGGTTGTGACTAACAGCTCTGGTACTGGTGTGGCCATGTTTAATGTTACTGGTAATGTCTTGGTTCATAATTCAATATTCTCACACAACAAAGTATTGAAACATGAAGTTGACTTGTATCCTGGAGGAGGTGGTATTTATATAGAGTTTTTCTGTAAGGTAGCAAGGAGCATTTCCTACAAATTTACTGGTTGTGAATTTACTGGGAACAATGCTACCAGTGTCAAGAGCGTTCTTGCAATGCTTTCTTCATTCAGACAGCATGCCAGCCGTAGCGTTCACAAGTTTGGCAGTGGTGGGGGACTGTCCATAGATGTATGGAATTCAACAAGCAATAGCATCTTCTCAATACAAAATTGCAGTTTCAATAATAACAGTGCTGTATGGGGTGGAGCCCTTCACTTTATAGTACTGAATAGATCACCAAATACTCAGTTTATAGTTAAAGTGAAAGACACAAATTTCACAAGTAATGAATGTTTGTACACTGCAACTAGGATGTCAACAGGCACTGGAGGAGGGGGAATAAGATTTCTATTATGGCCAAAAAGTAAGATTCAATTCAATACCACATTACAACTCATCAACTGCAAGTTCTATAAAAATTATGCATACTATGGAGGTGGAGTTTCCATCAGTATGATAAGAGAAAGAGAAACCAGTCACTCATCTGTCAACATCACTTTTGAGGACTGTCATTGGGACAACAATTCAGCTCGTACTGGTAGTGCAATGGACATTTACGCTAATGATTTCCCTACTGGTATGCTACCCACAGTACAGATTATAGACTGTAGCTTCACTCAGAACTCAAATCAATTTACTTTAAATTCAAAAGAGCTACTTGGCCTTGGTGCCTTCTACACAAGATCAGTACCAATTCAGTTCCAAGGTAATATTAAGTTTTTGTCTAACTATGGAAGTGCAATAGCCGGCACAGCAACCAGATTTATATTCTGTGAAAATTCTTCTGTTACTTTCTTCAATAATAGTGGTCGTCAGGGTGGGGCTATTGCTCTCCTGGGAGTCTCCTATATGGAATTACATGATTACGTCTCACTTAACTTCTCCAACAACCGAGCTATAGCTAAAGGTGGTGCAATATATTCCTTAGTTACCAGTGAACGTGACTTTATTAACAGCCAAAACTGTTTTATCTTTTATAAGAATCTCAACATCCATCCCAGTAACTGGACAGCTAAACTGACATTCGCAGCAAATAGTGCACCTCATGGAAATTCTATTTACTGCACAACCTTGTTACCCTGTGTGTGGAGTGACCAGCCTGGCGGTATTATTGCAACAGAAAAGGAAATTAATGAAGTGTTCTACTGGAATGGAACATTCACATACACCAATATTACAAACTTAACCACAGAGATCCGTACTGCTGCTGCAgagataattgatagctggagtGATCATATAGTGAGTGTTCCACCTGGTAAACAGTATAAGTTAAGAATTGCAGCTAAAGATGACAGAGGATCAATAGTTGACACAGTGTACTTGATAAAAGCTAGAGATGAGTCTTCTTGTAGGGTTTCTAACTCTTCCACATATTCTTCAAGTGGTATAGTGCAGCTGGAGGGTAAACAAAACTGTGAAATGAACATTGATTTGCAGACAATAAATAATCGTCCAATATCACTGACTTTTAAAGCCATTGTTGAAGAATGTCCACCTGGATTTTATTTTTCAGAGGGTTTGTGCAAGTGTTCTGTGTACAAGAGTAACCAAGAGTATCGTGGAATAGTTAAGTGTGATGACAATGAGTTGGTGGCTTATATGAAGACTGGCTACTGGGCAGGATATGAAGTTGTTCGTAATTCAACAGTACTAGTAACTTCTGATTGTCCACCAGGGTATTGTATTACTAACAAGAGTACTCCATTGGTACCTCTACCCTCTACCCCAAATGCAACAGAACTAGATATGTTCATATGCAAGCCACAAAATCGGATGGGAAGATTATGTGGAGAGTGTATAGATGGATACTGCATCTCTGCTGACTTTCTGATCTTTCGTTGTATAAAGTCTTCTCCTCAACAAGTTAATGGTGTGCTGATCCTAATCCTCTCCAAGTACCTTCCACTTACATTCTTCCTATGCATCATAATGTTCTTCAACATCAGTCTTGTCAATGGTCCACTAAACTCCTTCATTTTGTTCAGTCAAGTACTAGATGCAATGGATGTGTACAGCAGTGGTAAAATTGCTAACTCACCAAATGGCGGAAAACAACTTGTCACAGTATGTAACTTCTTGTATGGAATATGGAACTTGAACTTTCTTGAAATGTTGATACCTCCATTCTGTATATTTGATTCCAAAAGTGCATTGCCCATTATAACGCTAGAGTACATATCCGCACTTCATACACTAATTGTATTGGTCATATTGTTCATAATAGCTCCAAGAGTAAAAGAAAAACTCTTCACATCTAATGACCGGTCATGTTGTAGGTGCAGAGCTGCAGTTAAGAAATGCTATGAGCGTTACATCCACTTAAAGAAGAGTGCTAACTACAGACAAGGAGAATCAATAAGTGCCCTCACTACATTACTGGTGTTGTGCTATGTCAAGCTGATGGCAATCACAACTGAAATAATTACACCCAGTGTCCTGTATGGACCAGGTTCTAAAGTTCAGATTTCTGTGGTCTGGTTGGATGGGACACTTGGGTACATGGATGGGGCTCATGGTAAATATGCTGCAGTAGCCTTTATATGCTTGGTCACATTTGTACTGATTCCACCCCTACTGCTATTGGCTTATCCATACCTGCCAATGTTAATGAACAAACTGAATGTGCACAATAAATATGTGGAGAAGATTTTTATTGCTCCATTGGATAAGTATGTGCCTTTCTTTGATGCATTTCAGAGTTGCTATAAAAATGAATATCGCTTCTTTGCTGCCTTGTATTTCATATATCGGATAATAACACTATGCATTAGTTCACAAGCTCAGTCAATTGAAAGTCAATATCTTGGTCAGTCAATATTTTACACTGTCATACTCCTGTTACACTGTCTGTGTCAGCCATACAAGAAACGATGGCTTAACATAATTGATGGCCTCATATTTGCTAATATGATTGCCATTAATTCACTGAGTGCATACCGATATTACTGGTACTCTACAAACCTGTCCAAATCCCTTGAAGTTTTCTGGATCCAGCTAATCCTGATATTTTTGCCAGTGGCCTGCCTTGCTGGAGTTGTTGTTTATATTTTACTTAAAAGGTGTAATTGGTTCACAAGAAGCAGTACCTCTGATGTTGATGACACTACCAGTTTGCCATCACGACTGCTTGATGATGAGGATATCAGCACCCACCATTACCAACTGATGGATTCTGCAGCAGCAATACCTGATGACAGTAGTGACGTCACTAAAATAACCACTGGATCCAGCCGCAACCCATCCAGTTACTATACTACATAA